GTTGCACTTTCACTAAAAATCAGTGCTATAAAAGGAGGTTCTCCATGGTTATTAAAAATTACGAAATAGGTGCCCGGCTGGATCGATTACCAGTCTCAAAGTGGCATCGAAAGTTATTATGGCTAATTGGTCTTGGTCTCATTATTGATGGGTTTGATAATTACATCGGTGGCGTTATTTTGGCTCAACTGACTAAAATTGGTTGGTCAAACGATTATTACAACGCAGCATTCTCTTCCGCAACGTTGGCTGGATTATTTGTAGGAAGTTTGCTTGCTGGATTTTTGGGAGATAAATTTGGGCGTAAAACAACTTACCAAATTAATTTACTAATATTTGGCATCGGCTCAATTATCGCAGCTTTTTCAGTAAATATGGTTATGCTAATTGGCATACGTGCAATTATTGGCGTTGGTTTGGGTGCCGAAATTGTGGTTGGTTTCTCAACATTTACTGAGTTTTTACCATCCAAAACACGTGGTAAATGGGTTAGCATGTTATCACTGATTGGCAACAGTGCTCCTCCGGTAGCCACACTAATCGGACTTATTATTATTCCAGCATTTGGACCTACATATGGCTGGCGAGCAATGTTTTTAATCGCTGGTATTGCAGCTTTTGTTGTTTGGTTTTTACGTAAAGCCATGCCAGAATCTCCTCGTTGGTTGGCCACAAAAGGTCGAACTGACGAAGCACATAAAATTGTTACCGACGTTGAACACGAAATTGAAGCAGAAATGAAATTTTCATTACCACCTGTTGATGATGTTTATCAAGAGGAGGAAGAACAGGTTAAGATTCCTTTCTCAACTCTTTTCAAAAAGCCACTACTGCTTCGCACCATTGTTGGAATTTCAGTACTAATTGGCATGAATATATCCTTGTACACTATTACGACGTGGATCCCCACTCTTTTTGTCAAACGTGGTATTTCAGTGACAACCTCGATCTTCATGACTACCTTAATTTTATTTGGTGCCCCAGTCGGCGTTTTTATCGCTACAAAAGTTATTGATAAATTCCCACGAAAATGGTTTGGAACAATCATGCTCGTTTTAATCGCTATCTTTTCTGTAATCTATGCCATTCAAACGAATCCAATAACAATCGTCAT
The Leuconostoc suionicum genome window above contains:
- a CDS encoding MFS transporter, translating into MVIKNYEIGARLDRLPVSKWHRKLLWLIGLGLIIDGFDNYIGGVILAQLTKIGWSNDYYNAAFSSATLAGLFVGSLLAGFLGDKFGRKTTYQINLLIFGIGSIIAAFSVNMVMLIGIRAIIGVGLGAEIVVGFSTFTEFLPSKTRGKWVSMLSLIGNSAPPVATLIGLIIIPAFGPTYGWRAMFLIAGIAAFVVWFLRKAMPESPRWLATKGRTDEAHKIVTDVEHEIEAEMKFSLPPVDDVYQEEEEQVKIPFSTLFKKPLLLRTIVGISVLIGMNISLYTITTWIPTLFVKRGISVTTSIFMTTLILFGAPVGVFIATKVIDKFPRKWFGTIMLVLIAIFSVIYAIQTNPITIVIFGFALISFLYIYVCFASAVYVPELWPTEIRLRGAGFCTAIGRGFAILTPYGVAFLLSKFGEISVFLTIAVIMLVVAVILASLGIETRNKSAEEIAYDALSKKDAKELFANKVNANTPEI